A DNA window from Methanosphaera sp. WGK6 contains the following coding sequences:
- a CDS encoding ATP-binding cassette domain-containing protein, protein MKYAIETHDLVKVYDNGFKAVDNLDLFIEDKTIGGILGPNGAGKTTTIKMLTCLLPKTSGEAKVAGFDITAQPDNVRSKIGMVPQQVSLYKDLTVRENVELCADFYNVNQKTKDKKIDDLLELVDISYAQNKFISQLSGGMQQKTSVVASLVHNPDLLFLDEPTVGLDPTTKRILWDLMVELNETGHTVILCSHDMYEVDKICDSINIIDSGKVVANNTPQGLKDDLLRNREENNQSIRNMILDLEKENNPENQEEISQLRASLTDENEEITVMVSNITDEMITELSDLDVVEHAEHMGNGRININLKRSETSVNHVITSILSNGGNIASIQTKDPTLEDVFVSITAKKRKEIKKDGN, encoded by the coding sequence ATGAAATATGCAATAGAAACACATGATTTAGTTAAAGTCTATGATAATGGTTTTAAAGCAGTAGATAATCTTGATCTATTCATTGAAGATAAAACAATTGGTGGAATATTAGGACCAAATGGTGCTGGTAAAACAACAACAATAAAAATGCTAACTTGTCTTCTTCCAAAAACAAGTGGAGAAGCAAAAGTAGCAGGATTTGACATTACTGCACAACCTGATAATGTAAGAAGTAAAATAGGTATGGTACCACAACAAGTAAGTTTATATAAAGATTTAACAGTACGTGAAAATGTTGAATTATGTGCTGACTTCTATAATGTAAATCAAAAAACCAAAGATAAAAAAATTGATGATTTACTAGAACTAGTAGATATAAGTTATGCTCAAAATAAATTTATAAGTCAATTATCTGGAGGTATGCAACAAAAAACATCCGTAGTTGCAAGTTTAGTACATAATCCTGATTTATTATTCTTGGATGAACCAACAGTAGGATTAGATCCTACAACTAAGAGAATATTATGGGATTTAATGGTAGAATTAAATGAAACAGGACACACTGTAATATTATGTTCACATGACATGTACGAAGTTGATAAAATTTGTGATAGTATTAATATTATAGATTCTGGAAAAGTTGTAGCTAACAACACACCTCAAGGACTCAAAGATGATTTACTACGAAATAGAGAAGAAAATAATCAATCTATTAGAAATATGATCTTAGATCTTGAAAAAGAAAATAATCCTGAAAATCAAGAAGAAATAAGTCAACTAAGAGCATCACTCACCGATGAAAATGAAGAAATCACAGTAATGGTATCAAACATAACTGATGAAATGATTACAGAATTAAGTGATTTGGATGTTGTAGAACATGCTGAACATATGGGAAATGGAAGAATAAATATAAATCTTAAACGTTCAGAAACATCAGTAAATCATGTAATAACTTCCATATTAAGTAATGGTGGTAATATTGCATCTATACAAACTAAAGATCCAACTTTAGAAGATGTATTTGTATCAATCACAGCTAAAAAAAGAAAGGAGATAAAAAAAGATGGAAATTAA
- a CDS encoding PadR family transcriptional regulator, producing the protein MSDNDIPCNDEIVPDMKFLNSLIKGARNIFILWLISREKLHGYGLMSKINELSSDLPGDKTVHSSTIYPLLHKLEKDGLITSSQELNGNHKVKVYEITEDGLQMLNSIKYFIKQKREDNDLVLFFKDMILNDKVFTQNLGDE; encoded by the coding sequence ATGTCAGATAATGATATTCCATGTAATGATGAAATAGTGCCTGATATGAAATTCCTTAATTCATTAATTAAGGGAGCACGTAATATTTTCATATTATGGTTAATTAGTCGAGAAAAATTACATGGTTATGGTTTAATGTCTAAGATTAATGAATTATCTTCAGATTTGCCTGGAGATAAAACTGTACATAGCAGTACAATTTATCCATTATTACATAAACTAGAAAAAGATGGTTTAATAACAAGTTCTCAAGAACTTAATGGAAATCATAAAGTTAAAGTATATGAGATAACAGAAGATGGTCTTCAGATGTTAAACTCAATAAAATATTTTATCAAACAAAAACGTGAAGATAATGATTTAGTATTATTTTTTAAAGATATGATACTCAATGATAAAGTATTTACACAAAATTTGGGGGACGAATAG
- a CDS encoding DUF362 domain-containing protein, with translation MTSEVYFTDMKSENAKNSMIQKLQRLYDETQFNNKIKENEKIAIKTHFGERGNTSYIQPTYIRQIVDSIKEKKAKPFITDTNTLYHAYRDNSIDHLETATRHGFTYSVINAPVIIADGLNGTNNIEVDINQNIFQKVNIARDIYDSDAMIVISHVKGHTLAGFGGAIKNLAMGCASREGKIDQHKIVAPFISKIACLACNVCIAACPENAITVDSIAHINYDKCIGCNDCVGECPKNAIKLNKIKSDEFIEAIVEYAYGAIKNKKEKILYINFLTNIAPDCDCNPFSDRPIVNDIGILASYDPVAIDQASYDLINNQIGIIDSALTKNHAPGEDKFKGVWRNIDGLQQIKHAEKINIGTKEYKLIKI, from the coding sequence ATGACAAGTGAAGTATATTTTACTGATATGAAATCTGAAAATGCAAAAAACAGCATGATTCAGAAATTACAAAGACTATATGATGAAACACAATTCAATAACAAAATAAAAGAAAATGAAAAAATAGCTATAAAAACCCACTTTGGAGAAAGAGGAAATACATCATACATCCAACCAACATACATAAGACAAATAGTTGATTCAATAAAAGAAAAAAAAGCAAAACCATTTATTACTGACACAAATACATTATATCATGCATATAGAGACAATAGTATTGATCACCTAGAAACTGCAACAAGACATGGATTTACATACTCCGTTATAAATGCACCCGTGATAATTGCAGATGGATTGAATGGAACAAATAATATTGAAGTAGACATAAATCAAAATATATTTCAAAAAGTAAATATTGCAAGAGATATCTATGATAGTGATGCAATGATTGTTATATCACACGTAAAAGGACATACACTAGCAGGATTTGGTGGAGCAATAAAGAATCTTGCAATGGGATGTGCATCTAGAGAAGGAAAAATTGATCAACATAAAATTGTAGCACCATTTATTTCAAAAATAGCCTGTCTTGCATGTAACGTATGTATTGCAGCATGTCCTGAAAATGCAATAACAGTAGACTCCATAGCACATATAAATTATGATAAATGTATAGGTTGTAATGATTGTGTTGGAGAATGCCCTAAAAATGCAATAAAACTTAATAAAATAAAATCTGATGAATTTATTGAAGCCATTGTAGAATATGCATATGGTGCTATTAAAAATAAGAAAGAAAAAATATTATACATTAACTTTTTAACCAATATTGCTCCTGATTGTGATTGCAACCCATTTAGTGATAGACCTATTGTTAATGACATAGGTATTCTTGCAAGTTATGACCCTGTAGCTATAGATCAGGCAAGTTATGATTTAATAAATAATCAAATAGGAATTATTGATTCAGCATTAACTAAAAACCATGCTCCGGGAGAAGATAAATTTAAAGGAGTGTGGAGAAATATTGATGGATTACAACAAATTAAACATGCTGAAAAAATCAACATAGGAACTAAAGAATATAAATTAATTAAAATATAA
- a CDS encoding MoxR family ATPase, with product MKEITEINEKLEQHNYISNDQINTTLFLAFTLKKPILIEGPPGTGKTELAKTIADSFNRDFFRIQCYEGITFEQVVGEWNYQKQLLYLEMARNNNEDMTIFSDEFFIQRPLLTAFSNDKPSVLLIDEIDKADEELESFLLQALGEKQITVNDLDTFDLKNDLIVVLTSNAQRTLLDETKDRCLYLYIDYPDYDREVDIIQKRVPLGPPGLVKEVVEKTQKIRKLDLSKKPSIRATVDWVESLIALNQIPPTREALENTLNVIAKNEEDKERIINEVLNKL from the coding sequence ATGAAAGAAATAACAGAAATTAATGAAAAGTTAGAACAACATAATTATATTTCTAATGATCAAATCAATACCACTTTATTTCTAGCTTTTACATTGAAAAAACCAATATTAATCGAAGGACCTCCAGGTACTGGAAAAACAGAACTTGCTAAAACAATAGCTGATAGTTTCAATAGAGATTTCTTCAGAATACAATGTTATGAAGGAATAACATTTGAACAAGTTGTTGGAGAATGGAACTATCAAAAACAATTATTATACTTAGAAATGGCTAGAAATAACAATGAAGATATGACTATATTTTCTGATGAATTTTTCATACAAAGACCACTTCTTACAGCTTTTAGTAATGATAAACCATCAGTTCTATTAATTGATGAAATTGATAAGGCAGATGAAGAATTAGAAAGTTTTTTACTACAAGCACTAGGTGAAAAACAAATAACAGTAAATGATTTAGATACATTTGATCTTAAAAATGATTTAATTGTTGTACTTACATCTAATGCACAACGTACATTACTTGATGAAACCAAGGATCGATGTTTATATTTATACATAGATTATCCAGACTATGATCGTGAAGTAGATATTATTCAAAAAAGAGTACCTCTTGGACCACCAGGATTAGTTAAAGAAGTTGTTGAAAAAACACAAAAAATAAGAAAATTAGATTTATCTAAAAAACCATCAATAAGAGCTACCGTTGACTGGGTTGAATCATTAATTGCATTAAATCAAATTCCACCAACACGTGAAGCTTTAGAAAATACATTAAATGTTATTGCTAAAAATGAAGAAGATAAAGAAAGAATTATAAATGAAGTTTTGAATAAACTTTAA
- a CDS encoding HAD family hydrolase — translation MKSLVFDNAGTILQRVTVLKDMSNNKFLFETNTIGIVNEKKGRIIVVLQTPTKDLIKQSGKIYNYLKDYPEDFEISYSQKNVTKEEVIQSIAQDDTSFGDLKDSAKCLIEKYNIEICSGSALIINILEHKIEYVFTAGGLFFKDTLNVINFLKKEDINIYIASGDNKQSLDRIASILNIPYENIYDTMDSKGKEKIVKNLQDKGHFVYMVGNNTNDQLAIKQANIGILTLEQKEMLPESLLKLPDYKISSIGEIITILKKK, via the coding sequence ATGAAATCACTAGTTTTTGATAATGCAGGTACAATTCTTCAACGAGTAACTGTATTAAAAGATATGTCTAATAATAAATTCTTATTTGAAACAAATACTATAGGTATTGTTAATGAAAAAAAAGGTAGAATAATTGTTGTATTACAAACACCTACAAAAGATCTTATTAAACAATCAGGAAAAATTTATAATTATTTAAAAGATTATCCTGAAGACTTTGAGATAAGTTATTCACAGAAAAATGTGACAAAAGAAGAAGTAATTCAATCAATTGCACAGGATGATACTTCTTTTGGTGATTTAAAGGACTCTGCAAAATGTTTAATAGAAAAATATAATATTGAAATTTGCAGTGGTTCTGCATTAATAATTAATATTCTTGAACATAAAATTGAATATGTATTTACTGCTGGTGGATTATTTTTTAAAGATACACTAAATGTTATAAATTTTCTAAAAAAAGAGGACATTAATATTTACATTGCTTCTGGTGATAATAAACAGTCACTTGATAGAATAGCTTCTATTTTAAACATACCTTATGAAAATATTTACGATACTATGGATAGTAAGGGTAAAGAAAAAATAGTTAAAAATTTACAAGATAAAGGACATTTTGTTTATATGGTGGGTAATAATACTAATGACCAATTAGCAATAAAACAAGCAAATATTGGAATATTAACTCTAGAACAAAAAGAAATGTTACCTGAAAGTTTATTAAAATTACCTGATTATAAAATTAGCAGTATTGGAGAAATAATAACTATACTAAAAAAGAAGTAA
- a CDS encoding methylamine methyltransferase corrinoid protein reductive activase: MVEEYAIAMDIGTSGVRAQAINVEDNSTISTTVTLRHPIPGANVMDHLHFAVNVGLEQAHQLIMEAVNKVVDQLGVDKSKITRFAVCGNPIQLSLFQNIEIRDLAFWGTNAVERMNITPPKRNAQIIKPADIDLDINPDAEVYIPPAIKHEIGADALAMLVKSDVINKEGIYLVSDFGTNAEIALVIDGEIFSCSAAAGPAMEGQAIECGMLASPGAISDVTPDGTNWRNEVLNNDLKVESCDLIDVTTGEVIEPRETDTQAKGITGTGVISAYSLGTEQDIISIPEIKTEDHKINLQDNVYLSEKDLTEIGKALGAFRAAHITLCVEADITLDDIDAVYMAGASGFYVDPLKSLTVGQIPACSWDIYQIGNTSLSMARDIVENPDLLQELQEVADGMRGNHITLATSEVFEKIYGLELAVCEQNMPLWKYDEWLEMYGYGNLPEVEEDPEIHRMFESDIPDLGENGLSIIEEVGTKLEAKIDGCINCMKCVNECPESALAMDDRVATIRSDFCNGSACLRCERICPEKVFLYEKVAYIEGIDAKSL; encoded by the coding sequence ATGGTAGAAGAATATGCAATAGCAATGGATATAGGTACAAGTGGTGTAAGAGCACAAGCTATTAATGTAGAAGATAATAGTACTATATCTACAACAGTTACATTAAGACATCCAATTCCTGGAGCTAATGTAATGGATCATTTACATTTTGCTGTAAATGTGGGATTAGAACAAGCACATCAACTTATAATGGAAGCTGTAAATAAAGTAGTTGATCAACTGGGTGTTGATAAATCAAAAATAACAAGATTTGCTGTTTGTGGAAACCCTATTCAATTATCTTTATTTCAAAACATTGAAATACGTGATTTAGCATTTTGGGGAACAAATGCAGTTGAAAGAATGAATATTACACCTCCAAAAAGAAATGCTCAAATTATAAAACCTGCAGATATTGATTTAGATATTAATCCTGATGCTGAAGTATACATACCTCCAGCAATTAAACATGAAATCGGTGCAGATGCACTAGCTATGCTAGTCAAATCTGATGTAATTAACAAAGAAGGAATTTATCTTGTATCAGATTTTGGAACAAATGCAGAAATCGCATTAGTAATTGATGGTGAAATATTCTCATGCTCTGCAGCTGCAGGACCTGCAATGGAAGGTCAAGCAATTGAATGTGGTATGCTAGCATCACCAGGAGCAATATCTGATGTAACACCTGATGGTACAAATTGGAGAAATGAAGTACTAAATAATGATTTAAAAGTAGAAAGTTGTGATTTAATAGATGTAACAACTGGAGAAGTAATAGAACCTAGGGAAACAGATACACAAGCTAAGGGTATAACAGGTACTGGTGTAATATCTGCATATAGTTTAGGTACTGAACAAGATATTATTTCAATTCCTGAAATTAAAACAGAAGATCATAAAATTAACTTACAAGATAATGTATATTTATCTGAAAAGGATTTAACAGAAATTGGTAAGGCATTAGGTGCATTTAGAGCAGCACACATCACATTATGTGTTGAAGCAGATATAACTCTTGATGATATTGATGCAGTATATATGGCAGGAGCTTCTGGATTTTATGTTGATCCATTAAAATCATTAACAGTTGGTCAAATTCCTGCATGTTCATGGGATATTTATCAAATTGGTAATACATCATTATCCATGGCAAGAGATATAGTGGAGAATCCTGACTTACTTCAAGAATTACAAGAGGTTGCTGATGGTATGAGAGGAAATCATATTACATTAGCTACATCTGAAGTATTTGAGAAGATATATGGATTAGAATTAGCAGTATGTGAACAAAACATGCCTCTATGGAAATATGATGAATGGTTAGAAATGTATGGATATGGAAATTTACCTGAAGTAGAAGAAGATCCAGAGATACATAGAATGTTTGAAAGTGATATTCCTGATTTAGGTGAAAATGGATTATCAATCATTGAAGAAGTAGGTACAAAACTTGAAGCTAAAATTGATGGATGTATTAATTGTATGAAATGTGTAAATGAATGTCCAGAAAGTGCTTTAGCTATGGATGATAGAGTAGCAACTATACGTTCTGACTTCTGTAATGGAAGTGCATGTCTCAGATGTGAAAGAATTTGTCCTGAAAAAGTGTTCCTTTATGAAAAAGTAGCATATATTGAAGGAATTGATGCAAAAAGTTTATAA
- the mtaC gene encoding methanol--corrinoid protein MtaC has protein sequence MSESPLEQYYDLIFDSEEENGYEDIAIRYNVKIEGPALKPEDDPEVAEILPAEEGIKRTLALSVLYGDKDTCDEDTKKALEAGEDPIDLINNALMKGMDGVSALYTKGEFFLPDLMLAGDAMMSGVALCEAKLGHKSDTKAPVMTFAVEGDPHDIGKNLIVMFLNANGYEAIDLGRDVPTTEVVKQAQEKQPVLMTATALMTTTMTAFGKIVAALQEAGIDTPVGCGGGAVRRDFVEESPQTFYGVEAYHVPKLADAIVDDGKTWEDIRNEYSDIVGEYVAAYS, from the coding sequence ATGTCTGAAAGTCCATTAGAACAATACTATGATTTAATATTCGATTCTGAAGAAGAAAACGGATATGAAGATATCGCTATAAGATACAATGTAAAAATAGAAGGTCCAGCTCTCAAACCTGAAGACGACCCAGAAGTAGCAGAAATCTTACCAGCAGAAGAAGGAATAAAAAGAACATTAGCTTTATCCGTATTATATGGTGACAAAGATACTTGTGACGAAGATACTAAAAAAGCTCTTGAAGCAGGCGAAGACCCAATTGATCTCATTAACAATGCTTTAATGAAAGGTATGGATGGTGTAAGTGCATTATACACCAAAGGTGAATTCTTCTTACCTGATTTAATGCTTGCAGGAGATGCAATGATGAGTGGAGTAGCTCTTTGTGAAGCAAAACTCGGACACAAATCCGATACAAAAGCACCTGTAATGACCTTTGCTGTAGAAGGAGACCCTCACGACATTGGTAAAAACCTCATTGTAATGTTCTTAAACGCAAACGGATACGAAGCAATCGACCTCGGTCGTGACGTACCAACAACAGAAGTAGTAAAACAAGCACAAGAAAAACAACCAGTTCTCATGACTGCTACTGCATTAATGACAACAACCATGACAGCATTTGGTAAAATCGTAGCTGCTCTCCAAGAAGCAGGAATCGATACACCTGTTGGATGTGGTGGAGGAGCTGTACGTCGTGACTTCGTAGAAGAAAGTCCACAAACATTCTACGGTGTAGAAGCATACCACGTACCAAAACTCGCAGATGCAATTGTAGATGATGGTAAAACCTGGGAAGATATCAGAAACGAATACTCTGACATTGTTGGAGAATACGTAGCAGCATACTCCTAG